GGTGACCCCGTCCACTCCAGAGGGCACGCTGAGTGCAGTGGTGACTGGGGCGGTGCCCGAGGCCGGTGCTGAGATCAACGCCGGGGACGTGATCTTGGAGGTTTCTGGCCGGCCGGTCTTTGTTCTGCCCGGCGGGTTCAAGGCCTACCGGACCATGGGATCAGGGACAAGTGGCCCGGATGTGGCCCAACTGCGCGCCGCTCTGCAAGGCCTGGGGTTCAACGCCGGTACCGTTGGCGCCGAAACCTACGATGCGGATTTGGCGGTCGCAGTCAAAGCCTGCTACGACAAGGCCGGATATGCGGCACCGGGCAGCGAGGACCCGGCCTTGGCTAGGGCGGTGCGTGATGCCAGCGACGGACTGACGGAGGCCCAAGAGGCCGCCGGGCAGGCCAACAAGGAACTGGCCAAGGCCCAGGCCGTCCTGCAGACTGCGGTCGATGCCTATGCCGCGATCAAGAATGGGCCGGGCAAGGCGACCGCTAAGGAGGCTGTCATCCAGGCTCAGGAGGTGGTCGACGCCGCCCAAATGGCCGCCACAGGGGCCGGGCGGGCGGTCGCCCGGGCTGAGCAGAGCCTGAGCGATGCCCAGCGAGCCGCATGGACTCAAATGCCGGTTGGCGAGGTCGTGTTTGTCGATGACCTGCCTCGCCGGGTCGATCAGGTCAACGTCATGATCGGTGATGACCTGGCGGCCTTGGCCAGCCCTGACCCGACTGGTCCGGCCGGTGAGCCGGTCGCCCCGGTGGTGCTGTCAGGTGCCGAAATCAAGGTCACGGCCCAGGTCAGTGCGGCTGAGGGCGAGTTGCTGAAGGTTGGTGGCCCGGCGGTGTTGACTTTGCCTGGGGCCGGTGAGGTCACCGGTGAGATCACCACAATTTGCGACAAGGCTGCCCTGCCCGATGCCGGCTCCCAGGCTGGGCAGGGGGGCGGCGGCCAGGCGGGTGGCGAGCAATGCCCGGTTGGAATCAAAGTGGTTGATTTTGGTGATTTGAGCCAGGCCGATCTAGTTGGGAATCTACAGGTCACTATGACTGTGGGGACCAGCGCCGAGGGCTCTTTGGTTGTGCCGGTAGCTGCAGTAGCGGCCAACACCGCTGGCGAGGCCCAAATCACGGTGATCGACGGCGACCTGATCAAAGGTGGGGCCGCCAAGGACCAGGCCACCAAGACTGTCAAGGTTGAAGTGGGGTTATCAGCCGAGGGCATGGTTGAGATCAAATCGGCCGAACCCAATATCAAGGCTGGCGACCTAGTTGTGGTTGGCCAAGGCGCGGCTGGTAGCTCGCCCGGCCCGCCCGGGTAATGAGCCGACCGGTGCGCTCTAAACGCAGTTCGGCAGCCACAGGCCGTGCGGTAACGACACCCAACTACGGCGTGGCACTTGGGACGGCGGGCAGCGACGCGGTGGTTGAGTTGGCCGATGTGTCGCGGTCGTTTCCCGGACCGCGTGAGGTACTAGCACTGCGAGGCGTTGACATGACCATCCGCGCCGGTGATTACGTCTCGATTATGGGGCCGTCCGGTTCCGGCAAATCAACGCTGCTGAACGTGCTGGGGCTGTTAGACACCCCCACTGTCGGGACCTACCGGCTGGCCGGTGTTGACACTATTGGGCTGAAGGACAAGGCCCGGACTAACCTGCGTGGCCGGCGCCTGGGGTTCGTTTTCCAGGCTTTTCATCTGCTTCCCCGGCGTACCGTGCTCGACAACGTGGTCATGGGAATGGCCTACTCCGGGGTGCCCAGGGCGGAACGGGTCAGACGAGCGATCACCGCCCTTGAACGGGTGTCATTGCTGCAGCGGGCCAGCTTCTACCCCATCACTTTGTCTGGTGGCGAACGCCAACGCGTCGCGGTGGCCAGAGCGATTGCTGGCCAACCGGCAGTGCTACTGGCTGATGAACCAACCGGGAACCTTGACCAGGCCACCTCCGGTGGGATGCTCGACGTGCTCGATGGGCTCAACGCCCAAGGCCTGACCGTGGTCGTGGTGACCCATGACAAGTCGGTGGCAGAGCGAGCCGGGCGCCGCATGGTCATGGCCGACGGTCGCCTAGAGGAGGTGTCCGCGTGAGACGCCTCGGACGTTCGGCAAAGTCAACCGAGCCAGCCGAAAACAGAGCACCGGTACTTGAACCGGCCGTCGGAGCAACTGAACCACCCAAGTCAGGACCGGGACTGCAGCTGGGGCCAAGCAAACCGACCAGGGAGAACCGTTTCGGGGCCAGGGATTTGCTAGTTGAGGCGATTACCGGTTTAGCTGGTCGCCCCGGCCGGTTGACTTTGACTGCCTTGGTGGTGGTGTTGGGGATTGGTTCCCTGGTGGCAACAGTCGGTTTGGCGCAAACTGGCGCCCGGCAGCTCCAAGCCCGGTTCGACCAGGTGGCCGCCACTCACGGTCTGGTCAAGGTGGCAGAGGACCCCAACAACCCTGGCGTCGCCCTGAACACGCTGCCGTGGGACGCCGGGGAGCGGGCGGCACGGCTCAATGGAGTCAGGTCGGCTGGCACTGTCTCTAAGATCGAGCTGCCCGACACCCGGATTAGCGCGGCACCGGTGTTTGATCCGATGGCGCCACCGGGCCGCCAACCCACCATCATGGCTGCTAGCGCCGGGCTTTTCGACGCGGTGGCCGGTCGCCTGGGCCAGGGTGTTTGGATTAACTGGTTCCATGAACAGCGGGCCGAACCGGTTGTGGTGCTAGGCGCAAAGGCCGCCAAGCTTCTGGGGGTAACCAGGGTTGACAACCAGCCGGCGGTTTTCGTTAATGGCGCTCCCTACACGGTGATTGGGATTCTTGACGGTGCCGAACGGTCGGTCGACCTGCTTGAGGCGGTGATTGTGCCCCAGACCACGGCTCGGCAGGCCATGGGGCTGGAACAACCTGGTGAACTGCATGTCCATCTGGAGTTGGCAGCTGGCCCCATGGTGGCCAAACAGATAGGAGCGGCCTTGAACCCAACTGTTCCGGCCGGATTCGATATCACCATGCCGCCGCCGCCTTCACAGATGCGCCAACAACTCACGGCCGACATCAACTCGTTGTTTTTGATCCTGGGACTAGTGGCACTGGCGATAGGTGGCGTCACAATAGCGGTGGTGTCATCCCTATCAGTGATGGAACGCCGGGGAGAGATTGGCCTGCGACGGGCCATTGGCGCCACCCGGTCCCAGGTGGCAGCCCAGTTCATCACCGAAACCGCGATAGTAGGGCTGTTGGGAGCGTTGGCCGGGGCGGCGGCCGGTGTCCTGGCGGTGGTGGCGGTGGCCGCCGCCAACGACTGGACGCCAGTGCTTGATCTGCGCCTAGTTGGTGTCGCCACGTTGGCTGGGATTCTGGTCGGCATTGCCTCTGGACTGTTGCCGGCCACCCGGGCCGCCCGCCTCGAACCAGCCACCGCCCTCCAGCAAGGCACCTGAGCCGAAATGATTTCGGCGCCAAGCCGTGATGATTCTGCCGCGAGGGGCGTAGGGCGTGGCTGCTAGCGTTGGTCCGGTGCAGGCCGGCCCAATCATCAGTGATCTATCTGACCCGGCGGCGCAGCGCCTGGCAGATGTGGCCAAACCCAGTCACAACAACGCCAAAACCGCTGTGGTCGAGGACCTAGAACCGCTGCTGCACGCCATTGCCGCCGGGGTTGAGTTCATCGAGCTTCTCGCCGACTCGACCCGCCCGGTACCGACGGAACTGCTTCAGGCCTGCCAAGACAGTGGCCTGGGCCTACGCCAGATCGACCCAGCCCTGACCAAACGCATCTTCAAAACCGACAAACAGCCCAAAGTCTTTGGGATTGTCCGCACACCCAGGCCGGCCCGGCTAAGCCAACTGCTGAACCGACCAGGCGACTTGGTGGTGCTAGACGGAGTCAGGATTGTAGGCAACATTGGTGCGATTGTGCGTTCGGCCGCGGCCTTGGGCGCGGCCGGTGTGGTGCTGGTTGACTCGCAGCTATCCACGGTGGCTGACCGCCGCCTACTGCGCGCCAGCCGCGGGCTGGTTTTTTCGTTGCCGGTTGTCATCGCCACAGCGGATCAAGTGGCAACGTTCCTGCAGCAG
Above is a window of Micrococcales bacterium DNA encoding:
- a CDS encoding ABC transporter ATP-binding protein, with the translated sequence MALGTAGSDAVVELADVSRSFPGPREVLALRGVDMTIRAGDYVSIMGPSGSGKSTLLNVLGLLDTPTVGTYRLAGVDTIGLKDKARTNLRGRRLGFVFQAFHLLPRRTVLDNVVMGMAYSGVPRAERVRRAITALERVSLLQRASFYPITLSGGERQRVAVARAIAGQPAVLLADEPTGNLDQATSGGMLDVLDGLNAQGLTVVVVTHDKSVAERAGRRMVMADGRLEEVSA
- a CDS encoding ABC transporter permease gives rise to the protein MRRLGRSAKSTEPAENRAPVLEPAVGATEPPKSGPGLQLGPSKPTRENRFGARDLLVEAITGLAGRPGRLTLTALVVVLGIGSLVATVGLAQTGARQLQARFDQVAATHGLVKVAEDPNNPGVALNTLPWDAGERAARLNGVRSAGTVSKIELPDTRISAAPVFDPMAPPGRQPTIMAASAGLFDAVAGRLGQGVWINWFHEQRAEPVVVLGAKAAKLLGVTRVDNQPAVFVNGAPYTVIGILDGAERSVDLLEAVIVPQTTARQAMGLEQPGELHVHLELAAGPMVAKQIGAALNPTVPAGFDITMPPPPSQMRQQLTADINSLFLILGLVALAIGGVTIAVVSSLSVMERRGEIGLRRAIGATRSQVAAQFITETAIVGLLGALAGAAAGVLAVVAVAAANDWTPVLDLRLVGVATLAGILVGIASGLLPATRAARLEPATALQQGT
- a CDS encoding NshR/TsnR family 23S rRNA methyltransferase, coding for MAASVGPVQAGPIISDLSDPAAQRLADVAKPSHNNAKTAVVEDLEPLLHAIAAGVEFIELLADSTRPVPTELLQACQDSGLGLRQIDPALTKRIFKTDKQPKVFGIVRTPRPARLSQLLNRPGDLVVLDGVRIVGNIGAIVRSAAALGAAGVVLVDSQLSTVADRRLLRASRGLVFSLPVVIATADQVATFLQQNQIPAVVLDAHGDTRLYQLSQRPERLALVFGSERSGPSQGLGRLAQVTVSIPMSPLAESLNVSVSVGITLQARAAAQA